The following coding sequences lie in one Heyndrickxia oleronia genomic window:
- a CDS encoding flotillin family protein, with product MFENVGLLVIIGIVAFLIIALIAVFISKYRTAGPDEALIVTGSYLGGRNVHTDESGNKIKIIRGGGTFVLPVFQQAQPLSLLSSKLEVTTPEVYTEQGVPVMADGTAIIKIGGSIGEIATAAEQFLGKTKEDRENEAKEVLEGHLRSILGSMTVEEIYKNRDKFSQEVQRVASQDLAKMGLIIVSFTIKEVRDKNGYLDSLGKPRIAQVKRDADIATAEADKETRIKRAEAAKDAKKAELERATEIAEAEKVNQLKIAEYRREQDIARAKADQAYDLETARAKQDVTEQEMQIKIIERQKQIELEEKEILRRERQYDSEVKKKADADRYAVEQAAVANKAKEFAEADANKYRIEAMAKAEAERVRVDGLAKAEAQRAQGETEADIIRLKGLAEAEAKRKIAEAFEQFGQAAVLDMVMKMLPEYAKQVASPLANIDKITIVDTGSSGSEGGANKVTGYATNLMSTLQESLKASSGIDVKELLENLSGKGNIRSSIDQLTYEMKESNNQLAAGKKEEE from the coding sequence ATGTTTGAAAATGTAGGATTATTAGTCATCATTGGGATTGTAGCATTTCTTATTATAGCTTTAATCGCTGTATTTATTTCGAAATATCGTACGGCAGGCCCTGATGAAGCATTAATTGTAACAGGAAGTTACTTAGGTGGTCGTAATGTTCATACAGATGAATCTGGTAATAAGATAAAGATCATTCGTGGTGGAGGTACATTCGTACTGCCTGTATTCCAACAAGCACAGCCACTGAGCTTGCTATCAAGTAAACTCGAGGTAACAACACCAGAAGTGTATACGGAGCAAGGAGTTCCGGTCATGGCTGATGGTACGGCGATTATTAAAATCGGTGGATCTATTGGTGAAATAGCTACAGCAGCTGAACAATTCTTGGGGAAAACAAAGGAAGATCGCGAAAATGAAGCGAAAGAAGTATTAGAAGGACATCTTCGGTCTATTCTTGGGTCGATGACTGTTGAAGAAATCTATAAAAATCGTGACAAATTCTCACAAGAAGTTCAACGTGTGGCTTCACAAGATTTAGCAAAAATGGGTTTAATCATTGTATCATTTACTATTAAAGAAGTACGTGATAAAAACGGCTATTTAGATTCATTAGGTAAACCACGTATTGCCCAAGTAAAACGAGATGCAGATATTGCAACAGCTGAAGCGGATAAAGAGACAAGAATTAAACGTGCAGAAGCTGCTAAGGATGCAAAAAAGGCTGAATTAGAGCGTGCCACTGAGATCGCGGAGGCAGAAAAAGTAAACCAATTAAAAATTGCTGAATATCGCCGTGAGCAAGATATTGCTAGAGCGAAAGCCGACCAAGCCTATGATTTGGAAACAGCTCGTGCGAAGCAGGATGTTACAGAACAAGAAATGCAAATTAAAATTATTGAACGTCAAAAGCAAATTGAATTAGAAGAAAAAGAAATTTTACGTCGTGAGCGTCAATATGACTCTGAAGTGAAGAAAAAAGCGGATGCTGATCGTTATGCAGTAGAACAGGCTGCCGTTGCGAATAAGGCTAAGGAATTTGCTGAAGCAGATGCAAATAAATACCGTATTGAAGCAATGGCAAAAGCAGAAGCTGAAAGAGTACGTGTAGATGGTTTAGCGAAAGCAGAGGCTCAACGGGCACAAGGGGAAACTGAAGCTGACATTATTCGCCTTAAAGGTCTGGCTGAAGCGGAAGCTAAGAGAAAAATTGCTGAAGCCTTTGAACAGTTTGGTCAGGCTGCTGTACTCGATATGGTTATGAAAATGCTTCCTGAATATGCAAAACAAGTGGCTAGCCCATTAGCAAATATTGATAAGATTACAATTGTTGATACAGGAAGTAGTGGAAGTGAAGGCGGCGCTAATAAGGTGACAGGCTATGCAACTAACTTGATGTCTACATTACAAGAATCATTAAAAGCATCGTCAGGTATTGATGTGAAGGAATTACTTGAAAATCTCTCAGGTAAAGGGAATATCCGTAGTAGTATCGATCAACTCACTTACGAAATGAAAGAATCTAATAATCAGCTTGCTGCTGGTAAGAAAGAAGAAGAATAA
- the mreBH gene encoding rod-share determining protein MreBH, giving the protein MFSGTEIGIDLGTANILVYSKNKGVVLNEPSVVAINTDTKRVLAFGMDAKNMIGKTPGKIVAIRPLRDGVIADYDITTEMLKLIMRKISKQLGFAVRKPNVIVCTPSGATSVERRAIQDAVKNAGAKNVHLIEEPVAAAMGADLPVDEPVANVVVDIGGGTTEVAIISYGGVVTCNTLRIGGDKMDEDIIQYIRKNYNLLIGERTAEQLKMEIGYAPVSHEGLTMDVRGRDLVSGLPKTITLHSKEIQHAISDSLLSVLESIRATLENCPAELSGDIVDRGVILSGGGALLNGMQEWLSKEIIVPVHLAPSPLESVAIGTGRSLQFINKLQTVAK; this is encoded by the coding sequence ATGTTTTCAGGTACAGAAATAGGGATCGATTTGGGTACTGCAAATATATTAGTCTATAGTAAAAATAAAGGTGTAGTATTAAATGAACCATCCGTCGTTGCCATTAACACTGACACTAAACGGGTGCTTGCATTTGGTATGGATGCTAAAAACATGATAGGAAAAACCCCAGGTAAAATAGTTGCCATCCGTCCTTTGCGTGATGGTGTCATCGCAGACTACGATATTACAACTGAAATGTTAAAATTAATCATGAGAAAAATCAGTAAACAACTAGGATTCGCAGTCCGCAAACCAAATGTTATCGTATGCACCCCATCAGGTGCCACTTCTGTCGAAAGGCGTGCGATACAGGATGCGGTTAAAAATGCCGGTGCAAAAAATGTCCATTTAATCGAGGAACCAGTTGCAGCAGCAATGGGAGCAGATTTACCAGTGGACGAGCCAGTTGCAAATGTTGTAGTAGACATTGGTGGTGGTACCACAGAAGTGGCTATCATTTCTTACGGAGGAGTGGTTACTTGTAATACTCTTCGTATTGGTGGAGACAAAATGGACGAGGATATCATCCAATATATTCGTAAGAATTATAATCTCCTAATTGGTGAAAGGACGGCTGAACAGTTGAAAATGGAAATTGGGTATGCACCTGTAAGTCACGAAGGACTGACAATGGATGTCAGAGGACGTGACTTAGTGTCTGGACTACCAAAAACGATCACACTTCATTCCAAGGAAATTCAACATGCTATCAGTGATTCCTTATTAAGTGTACTTGAAAGTATACGAGCTACATTAGAAAACTGTCCTGCTGAATTAAGTGGTGATATTGTTGATCGTGGTGTTATTTTATCTGGTGGCGGTGCTTTACTAAATGGAATGCAGGAATGGCTAAGTAAGGAAATCATCGTACCTGTACACCTTGCACCAAGTCCATTGGAATCCGTTGCAATCGGAACAGGCCGATCATTGCAATTTATTAATAAGCTACAAACTGTAGCTAAATAA
- a CDS encoding PLP-dependent cysteine synthase family protein, whose amino-acid sequence MKYVKHVSELIGHTPLIEITSYSLPKGVRIFAKLEYFNPGGSIKDRLGQFLLKRAFDEGKLKEGWTIVEPTAGNTGVGLALAAIQFKVNAIFVTPEKFSLEKQTLMRALGATVVNTPTAFGMQGAIEKAKELLEEIPHSFYPGQFQNFANPDTYYESLGPELYEELDGKIDIFVAGAGSGGTFMGTSRFLKEKLPHIKTVIVEPEGSILNGGEAGSHRTEGIGMEFLPPFIDRDYFDFIHTISDKDAFFRLAEIGRNEGLLIGSSSGAALEACLREAKQAEPGTNIVTIFPDSSERYISSGIYE is encoded by the coding sequence ATGAAATATGTAAAACATGTGAGTGAATTAATTGGCCATACACCATTGATAGAAATCACATCATATTCACTTCCAAAAGGTGTACGAATTTTTGCTAAGCTTGAATATTTTAATCCTGGTGGAAGTATCAAGGATCGCTTAGGCCAATTTTTATTAAAAAGAGCTTTTGATGAAGGGAAATTAAAAGAGGGTTGGACGATTGTTGAGCCAACTGCCGGAAATACGGGAGTTGGCTTGGCATTGGCAGCAATTCAGTTTAAGGTTAATGCTATTTTTGTGACACCTGAAAAGTTTAGTCTTGAAAAACAAACATTGATGAGGGCACTCGGAGCTACTGTAGTGAATACACCGACTGCATTTGGTATGCAAGGGGCAATTGAAAAGGCAAAGGAATTGTTGGAGGAAATTCCTCATTCTTTTTATCCAGGTCAGTTTCAAAATTTCGCCAATCCAGATACGTACTATGAGAGCTTAGGACCAGAGCTATACGAGGAACTTGATGGGAAGATTGACATTTTTGTTGCAGGGGCAGGGTCAGGGGGCACATTTATGGGGACCTCACGTTTTTTAAAAGAAAAGCTGCCTCACATAAAAACCGTAATTGTTGAACCTGAAGGCTCTATTCTTAATGGTGGTGAGGCTGGCTCTCATCGTACAGAAGGAATAGGGATGGAATTCCTTCCTCCATTTATCGATCGTGATTATTTTGATTTCATCCATACTATTTCAGATAAGGACGCTTTTTTTCGCTTAGCAGAAATAGGTAGAAATGAAGGTCTTCTCATCGGAAGTTCATCGGGGGCGGCATTAGAAGCATGTCTCCGTGAAGCGAAACAGGCAGAACCTGGAACGAATATTGTAACGATTTTTCCAGATAGCAGTGAAAGATATATTAGTAGTGGGATTTATGAATGA
- a CDS encoding beta-class carbonic anhydrase, which produces MTLLNDILSYNEEFVSLKKYEDFTTTKYPDKRLVILTCMDTRLVELLHKATNTKNGDVKIIKNAGAIVSHPFGSIMRSLLIAVYELHADEVLVIGHHDCGMSAINSDSVLEKLKQRGIEEQTLETIKYSGIDLHEWFQGFDRVEDSVKHSVDMVKHHPLMSKDIPVHGLVIDPETGKLDLVVNGYEN; this is translated from the coding sequence ATGACATTATTAAATGATATTCTCAGCTACAATGAGGAATTTGTATCCCTAAAAAAATATGAGGATTTTACAACAACGAAATATCCCGATAAACGTTTAGTAATTCTAACATGTATGGACACTAGACTTGTTGAGCTGCTACATAAAGCAACCAATACCAAAAACGGTGATGTAAAAATAATAAAAAATGCAGGTGCGATTGTTTCTCACCCATTTGGCAGTATTATGAGAAGCTTATTAATCGCTGTTTATGAATTACATGCAGATGAAGTTTTAGTTATTGGTCATCATGATTGTGGAATGAGTGCGATTAACAGTGATTCTGTATTGGAAAAGTTAAAGCAAAGAGGGATAGAGGAACAAACACTAGAAACAATTAAATACTCCGGTATCGATTTACATGAATGGTTCCAAGGCTTTGATCGTGTTGAAGATAGTGTAAAGCATAGTGTAGATATGGTCAAACATCATCCGTTAATGTCAAAAGATATTCCAGTCCATGGTTTAGTTATCGACCCTGAGACAGGAAAATTGGATTTAGTTGTTAATGGATATGAAAATTAA
- a CDS encoding bifunctional cystathionine gamma-lyase/homocysteine desulfhydrase produces MKKKTKFIHGGISVDPYTGAVSTPIYQVSTYKQDGVGNFTYEYSRTGNPTRESLEKLIADIENGTRGFAFGSGMAAITAVMQLFSAGDHIIVTDDVYGGTFRVTSKVLNRFNLEVSFVDTSDLNAIKNAIQTNTKAIFVETPTNPLLKITDIKAVSDLAKENKLKFIVDNTFSTPYWQNPLDLGADIVVHSGTKYLGGHSDVVAGVAVVNDEQLGEQLHFIQNSTGGILGPQDSWLLIRGLKTLGIRMEEIEKNTVEVVKFLQDHPKVGKVFYPGLTDHPGHQVHVSQATGFGGMISFTVENQEKALSVLKNVKYFTLAESLGAVESLISIPSLMTHASIPRERRLELGIEDGLIRISVGIEDIEDLLTDLEQALDVK; encoded by the coding sequence ATGAAGAAAAAAACAAAATTTATTCATGGTGGCATAAGTGTTGATCCATATACAGGTGCAGTTTCTACCCCTATATACCAGGTGAGTACGTATAAACAAGATGGTGTCGGAAATTTCACATATGAGTATTCAAGAACGGGAAATCCAACGCGTGAATCATTAGAAAAGCTAATTGCAGATATTGAAAATGGTACACGTGGGTTTGCTTTTGGTTCTGGCATGGCAGCAATAACCGCAGTGATGCAGTTATTTTCCGCTGGAGACCATATAATAGTAACGGATGATGTGTATGGTGGTACCTTTCGTGTCACGTCAAAAGTGCTAAACCGTTTCAACCTTGAAGTATCATTTGTTGATACATCTGATTTAAATGCGATCAAAAATGCTATTCAGACGAATACAAAGGCAATTTTTGTGGAGACGCCAACTAATCCATTGCTAAAAATTACTGATATAAAAGCAGTAAGTGATCTTGCAAAGGAAAACAAACTAAAATTTATTGTTGATAATACATTTAGTACTCCTTATTGGCAAAACCCATTAGATTTAGGAGCAGATATCGTTGTGCATAGCGGTACAAAATATCTAGGTGGGCATAGTGATGTAGTAGCTGGTGTAGCCGTTGTAAATGATGAACAATTAGGTGAGCAATTGCATTTTATTCAAAACTCAACTGGAGGAATTCTTGGACCACAGGATAGCTGGTTACTTATTCGTGGACTAAAAACTTTAGGCATTCGGATGGAGGAAATTGAAAAGAACACAGTAGAAGTCGTTAAATTTCTTCAAGATCATCCTAAGGTGGGAAAAGTGTTTTACCCAGGACTTACGGATCATCCTGGTCACCAAGTACATGTTTCACAAGCAACTGGCTTTGGAGGGATGATTTCGTTCACAGTTGAAAATCAAGAGAAAGCTTTATCTGTTTTAAAGAATGTTAAATATTTTACACTTGCAGAAAGTTTAGGTGCGGTAGAAAGTCTTATTTCCATCCCTTCATTAATGACTCATGCATCCATCCCACGTGAACGTCGTCTCGAACTTGGAATAGAAGATGGTTTAATTAGAATTTCTGTGGGAATCGAAGATATAGAAGATTTACTTACCGACTTGGAGCAGGCATTGGATGTTAAGTAG
- a CDS encoding RNA polymerase sigma factor: protein MRKGRKHDIEEWYLEYGDAIFKYILLMVKDYQLAEDLTHETFMKAYMNYHAFKGESSPKTWLFSIGHNVTVDELRKRKPLMIFKEILHFNKDKSPLPEEIVQIKETSKEIYRALGELKSSYREVIILRKIKGFSIEETSKILNWSESRVKSTLFRAIPALEEKMLKEAFLNEKTV from the coding sequence TTGAGGAAAGGGAGGAAACATGATATCGAGGAATGGTATTTGGAGTATGGGGATGCAATTTTTAAATACATTTTATTGATGGTAAAGGATTATCAGTTAGCAGAAGATTTAACACATGAAACCTTTATGAAAGCATATATGAATTATCATGCATTTAAAGGGGAATCTAGCCCAAAAACTTGGCTATTTAGTATTGGTCATAATGTTACAGTAGATGAATTGAGAAAGAGGAAACCTCTTATGATTTTTAAAGAAATCTTACATTTCAATAAGGATAAGAGTCCTCTGCCTGAAGAGATTGTCCAAATAAAAGAAACATCAAAAGAGATTTATCGAGCATTAGGGGAACTCAAAAGTTCATATAGGGAAGTTATTATTTTGCGCAAAATTAAAGGGTTTTCAATTGAGGAAACATCTAAGATTTTGAATTGGTCTGAGAGCAGGGTGAAATCTACACTTTTCCGAGCCATTCCTGCATTAGAGGAAAAAATGTTAAAGGAGGCTTTTCTGAATGAAAAAACAGTATGA
- a CDS encoding S-ribosylhomocysteine lyase has protein sequence MTVEKKMNVESFNLDHTKVKAPYVRLAGVKEGFNGDIIHKYDIRFCQPNKEHMEMPALHSLEHMMAEFSRNYSNNIVDISPMGCQTGFYLSLINHNDYDDVLTILEKTLNDVLTATEVPACNEVQCGWAASHSLEGAQAIAKTMLEKKNEWSKVFA, from the coding sequence ATGACAGTAGAAAAGAAAATGAATGTAGAAAGTTTTAATTTAGATCATACAAAAGTAAAAGCTCCTTATGTGCGTTTAGCAGGGGTGAAAGAAGGGTTTAATGGAGATATCATTCATAAATATGATATTCGCTTTTGCCAACCGAATAAAGAGCATATGGAGATGCCAGCACTCCATTCCTTAGAGCATATGATGGCAGAATTCAGTAGAAATTATTCCAACAATATTGTTGATATTAGTCCGATGGGCTGTCAAACAGGTTTTTACCTTTCTCTAATTAATCACAATGATTATGATGATGTACTTACTATTCTTGAAAAAACATTGAATGATGTCTTAACAGCTACAGAGGTGCCCGCATGTAATGAAGTCCAATGCGGTTGGGCAGCAAGTCATAGTTTAGAAGGGGCGCAAGCGATCGCTAAAACGATGTTAGAAAAGAAAAATGAATGGTCTAAGGTATTTGCTTAA
- a CDS encoding queuosine precursor transporter → MLLYLNGIFVGLLILANIVAVKLFSIGEWAVLPAAAIIYICTYPIVDTIVEVYGKEAGQRTVRAGLVTQLLAILFITIAIYLPPAPFFEHQDAFKTILGGSFRVILASLISYMISQNLDVYVFNKLKQRHGLKKLWLRNNASTMLSQLVDTFIFIIIAFYGTMPIEALFTLVCTQYIFKFIASIIATPFVYVLVGMIRRKKAITTQKEMEYLS, encoded by the coding sequence ATGTTGTTATATCTAAATGGAATATTTGTAGGTTTGTTAATTTTGGCAAATATAGTGGCAGTTAAATTATTTAGTATCGGTGAGTGGGCCGTTTTACCTGCTGCAGCAATTATATATATTTGCACGTATCCGATTGTCGATACAATTGTTGAGGTTTACGGGAAGGAAGCTGGCCAAAGAACAGTTAGAGCAGGCTTAGTTACTCAATTATTGGCTATCCTTTTTATCACCATTGCTATTTATTTGCCTCCAGCACCATTCTTTGAACACCAAGATGCATTCAAGACGATATTAGGCGGAAGCTTCCGGGTCATTTTAGCAAGTTTAATTTCATATATGATCAGTCAGAATCTTGATGTTTATGTATTTAATAAGCTAAAACAAAGGCATGGGTTAAAAAAACTATGGCTTAGAAATAATGCGTCCACAATGCTTAGCCAATTAGTGGATACATTCATTTTCATCATTATTGCATTTTATGGAACTATGCCAATAGAAGCCTTATTCACATTGGTATGTACACAATATATATTTAAATTTATTGCTTCAATCATAGCCACCCCGTTTGTTTATGTACTTGTCGGTATGATCCGAAGAAAAAAAGCAATTACCACTCAAAAGGAAATGGAATATTTGTCCTAA
- a CDS encoding ATP-binding protein: MKRNAQIILVSISILFSLVQAIFFGEYHFLDITECLVATLIAWIVGWQYDKLRLFAKERKKSEQNYKKLIEWLPKPVIIHQDSIILFVNKAAEKMIAAHNKNELIGRSIYDFLIFDSNNNIKEIRKGLQKNVATSSIVVRLKRLDGKIIFFEVTSELSQYEGKEIILSIGKDVTDDKKQTDSLLLKSEKLALVGQMAAGIAHEIRNPLTSIKGFIQLFRSNTYQKEYYDIVLSELERINHILGEFLVLAKPSITVFEENELEPLIKDVVTLVNTQSIMNSAQIIVEISPELPTILCEKNQLKQVLINLLKNAIEAMPNGGLIKINAQMKSPNQISIFVNDHGVGIPKERIPTLGEPFYTTKEKGTGLGLMTCFKIIESHHGELIIESEEGIGTTIEILLPISFQPFFSTLSS, translated from the coding sequence ATGAAAAGAAATGCTCAAATAATACTAGTTTCTATCTCCATTTTATTTTCTTTGGTTCAGGCGATTTTTTTCGGAGAGTATCATTTTCTAGATATTACTGAATGTTTAGTCGCGACTCTCATCGCTTGGATTGTTGGATGGCAATATGATAAATTAAGATTATTTGCTAAGGAAAGAAAAAAAAGCGAGCAAAATTATAAAAAATTAATAGAGTGGCTCCCCAAGCCTGTAATTATTCATCAAGATAGTATCATTCTATTTGTAAATAAAGCTGCAGAAAAAATGATCGCTGCTCATAACAAAAATGAACTTATCGGTAGATCTATTTATGATTTTCTAATATTTGATTCTAACAACAATATAAAAGAAATTAGAAAAGGACTACAGAAAAATGTAGCAACATCAAGTATTGTTGTGAGATTAAAAAGACTCGATGGTAAAATCATCTTTTTTGAAGTAACCTCCGAATTATCCCAATATGAAGGAAAAGAAATTATCCTTTCGATTGGAAAAGATGTCACAGATGATAAAAAACAAACAGATTCCCTACTACTGAAGTCTGAAAAACTAGCGCTCGTAGGTCAAATGGCGGCTGGAATAGCACATGAGATTCGGAATCCGCTTACTTCCATAAAAGGGTTTATTCAATTATTTCGTTCAAATACCTATCAAAAAGAGTATTATGATATCGTTTTATCAGAATTAGAACGGATTAATCATATCCTAGGTGAATTCCTTGTTTTAGCTAAACCATCAATCACTGTCTTTGAAGAAAATGAACTCGAACCATTAATTAAAGATGTCGTCACTTTAGTAAATACCCAATCAATAATGAATAGTGCGCAAATCATCGTTGAAATCAGTCCCGAACTTCCTACTATTTTATGTGAGAAAAACCAATTAAAACAAGTCCTTATCAATCTTTTAAAAAATGCAATTGAAGCGATGCCAAATGGAGGATTAATTAAAATAAATGCTCAAATGAAAAGTCCAAACCAAATCTCCATCTTTGTAAATGACCATGGAGTAGGAATCCCTAAAGAACGGATTCCTACACTTGGTGAACCTTTTTATACAACTAAGGAAAAGGGAACGGGTCTTGGTCTAATGACCTGCTTCAAAATTATTGAAAGTCATCATGGAGAATTAATAATTGAAAGTGAAGAAGGTATAGGGACGACAATCGAAATACTATTACCAATAAGTTTTCAACCCTTTTTCAGTACACTAAGTTCTTAA
- the dhaK gene encoding dihydroxyacetone kinase subunit DhaK: MKKIINDPNQVVQDMLKGVLAAFPNELKVIEGTTVIVRKDSPVPNKVGIISGGGSGHEPAHAGYVGKGMLDAAVAGEVFTSPTPDQVYEAIKAVDSGAGVLMVIKNYTGDVMNFEMAAELAIADGIHVEKVIVNDDVAVEDSSFPTGRRGIAGTVFVHKIVGAKAETGAELHEVKAIADKVVQNVRSMGMAISPCTVPAAGKPSFVLDETEMEIGMGIHGEPGIEKKGIATANEIAEELTGKILDDMVLQKGDEVAVMINGLGSTPEMELYIVNGKVHDILSNQGISVYRTYVGEFMTSLEMAGCSVTLLKLDSELKQLLDAESFTPAFRK, from the coding sequence ATGAAAAAAATTATCAATGATCCTAATCAAGTAGTCCAAGATATGTTAAAAGGAGTACTTGCTGCGTTTCCAAATGAATTGAAGGTTATTGAAGGAACGACAGTTATTGTTAGAAAGGATTCTCCAGTTCCGAATAAAGTTGGAATTATTAGTGGAGGTGGTAGTGGTCATGAACCAGCACATGCAGGATATGTTGGGAAAGGGATGCTTGATGCAGCAGTAGCTGGTGAAGTGTTTACTTCCCCAACACCTGATCAAGTCTATGAAGCAATTAAAGCTGTAGATAGTGGGGCTGGTGTCTTAATGGTGATCAAAAATTATACGGGTGATGTAATGAATTTTGAAATGGCTGCAGAACTTGCTATAGCAGATGGAATTCATGTAGAAAAAGTCATTGTAAATGATGATGTTGCTGTTGAGGATAGTTCGTTTCCAACGGGGCGAAGAGGGATAGCTGGGACGGTCTTTGTCCATAAAATTGTGGGTGCTAAAGCGGAAACGGGTGCTGAATTACATGAAGTAAAAGCTATAGCAGATAAAGTAGTACAAAATGTTCGTTCCATGGGAATGGCCATTAGTCCATGTACAGTCCCTGCAGCTGGAAAGCCTAGCTTTGTTCTTGATGAAACGGAAATGGAAATAGGGATGGGGATTCATGGAGAGCCTGGAATTGAGAAGAAAGGGATAGCTACTGCAAACGAAATTGCAGAAGAGCTTACAGGAAAGATTTTAGACGATATGGTTTTACAAAAAGGTGATGAGGTTGCTGTAATGATCAATGGATTAGGATCTACTCCGGAAATGGAACTTTATATAGTAAATGGAAAGGTTCATGACATCTTATCCAATCAAGGGATAAGCGTATATAGAACCTATGTAGGTGAGTTTATGACCTCATTAGAAATGGCTGGATGTTCGGTGACATTACTAAAGCTTGATAGTGAATTGAAACAATTATTAGATGCTGAATCCTTTACCCCTGCATTTCGAAAATAA
- the dhaM gene encoding dihydroxyacetone kinase phosphoryl donor subunit DhaM — translation MMETVGIVLISHSIKVIEGIKEIISQVVDNVSIQLAGGTDHQMIGTSVEKILSAIERAHSSKGIILLYDLGSALMNAELAIEISQYENIKIAADIPLVEGAYIAAVEAGMGKEIDQILESLEKCF, via the coding sequence ATGATGGAAACTGTGGGAATTGTTCTAATTTCTCATAGTATAAAGGTTATCGAGGGAATTAAAGAGATCATTTCCCAAGTAGTTGACAATGTGTCGATACAATTAGCAGGTGGAACAGATCATCAAATGATCGGAACAAGTGTGGAGAAAATCCTGTCAGCGATAGAACGAGCACATAGTTCAAAAGGTATCATTCTCCTTTATGATTTGGGAAGTGCATTGATGAATGCAGAGCTAGCAATTGAAATTTCACAATATGAGAATATAAAAATCGCTGCGGATATTCCTTTAGTAGAAGGAGCATATATTGCGGCGGTAGAGGCTGGAATGGGTAAAGAGATTGATCAAATTCTTGAGAGCTTGGAAAAATGTTTTTGA
- a CDS encoding class I SAM-dependent methyltransferase, which yields MGREFNELFDQWSHTYDDTVTGNDPEYEEVFTHYDVILSEVAKNASGTVVEFGVGTGNLTKKLLNRGLNVYGLEPSSEMRKIAKDKLPEVPIWDGDFLEFPNISVPIHTFVSTYAFHHLTDEEKGKAIKKYSQLLTADGRILFADTVFATEDEKKKMIEWAKRKGFNRLATDIETEYYTTIPVLQTIFNQNGFSVEFKKLNRFVWLIDAKRQNC from the coding sequence GTGGGCAGAGAGTTTAATGAACTATTTGATCAGTGGTCCCATACTTATGATGACACAGTAACTGGAAATGATCCTGAATATGAAGAAGTTTTTACTCATTATGACGTGATTCTTTCAGAAGTTGCAAAGAATGCTTCCGGTACCGTTGTAGAATTCGGGGTAGGTACGGGGAATTTAACTAAGAAATTATTGAATAGAGGATTAAATGTATATGGATTGGAACCATCAAGTGAAATGAGAAAAATTGCAAAGGATAAGTTACCAGAGGTTCCAATTTGGGATGGAGACTTTCTTGAATTTCCAAATATATCAGTGCCAATTCATACTTTTGTCAGCACATATGCCTTTCATCATTTAACAGATGAGGAAAAGGGTAAAGCGATTAAAAAATATAGCCAGCTTTTAACTGCGGATGGGAGAATTCTTTTTGCAGACACCGTTTTTGCTACGGAGGATGAAAAAAAGAAAATGATTGAATGGGCTAAACGAAAAGGATTTAACCGGTTAGCTACGGATATAGAGACAGAGTATTATACTACGATTCCAGTTCTGCAAACTATTTTCAATCAAAATGGTTTTTCCGTTGAATTCAAAAAATTAAACCGATTTGTATGGTTAATTGATGCGAAGAGACAAAATTGTTAG